A single window of Leclercia adecarboxylata DNA harbors:
- a CDS encoding YbfA family protein: MEFYKAYPAHIVFIRRTFAVIAGVLALPVMLFWKERARFYSYLHRVWAKTSDKPVWMDQAEKATCDFY; this comes from the coding sequence ATGGAATTTTACAAAGCGTATCCGGCACATATCGTTTTTATTCGCCGCACTTTCGCTGTGATAGCGGGTGTTCTGGCGTTACCTGTGATGCTTTTCTGGAAAGAACGCGCTCGTTTTTATAGCTATCTGCATCGCGTCTGGGCTAAAACCAGCGATAAACCGGTGTGGATGGATCAGGCTGAAAAAGCCACTTGTGATTTTTATTAA